One window of the Eucalyptus grandis isolate ANBG69807.140 chromosome 8, ASM1654582v1, whole genome shotgun sequence genome contains the following:
- the LOC104417328 gene encoding F-box protein SKIP22-like, whose translation MAPAHRSVEKLRLRPLEANSKDTLKLDVPDPCSLPQLRCILAGRLSPPPPPGSSFRLSLNRTDELQSPDPARSLQSLGLASGDLLYYSLIPGPPGGPPGEVADLERVPLVPEDASRSAGDPSNSVSVLAADGSAGVRSKLSEPFFLRKVLKEGLGGDGGDHRLLVIAVHAVLLESGFVAVNPATGMPADRLRLPDQWPFTMSLQYSLPEIVDRTQSPNVPESVALKFHSIDNSMTVESDSHAVHLDKRRFAPIIDAMWPKGDDNVEVNGDGGSSNSSIEKEVFKFWKIVKDDFARLLLIDLIDRARLPCFTSLPTDMKLSIFELLSGIDLAKVACVSRELRRLTSTKYLWKQKYVEEFGERIESGDIDWKQNFILEKEKKKRQWWFWWQKPTYGNRPSSFRRVPRPFVVLGVIGGDYDRLPGLGIPPP comes from the coding sequence ATGGCGCCGGCCCATCGATCCGTCGAGAAGCTCCGTCTCCGACCTCTGGAAGCCAACTCCAAGGACACCCTCAAGCTCGACGTCCCCGACCCCTGCTCCCTCCCCCAGCTCCGCTGCATCCTCGCCGGCCGCCTCTCCCCTCCGCCCCCTCCCGGCTCCTCCTTCCGCCTCTCCCTCAACCGCACCGACGAGCTGCAGTCGCCGGATCCCGCCCGTTCCCTCCAGTCCCTGGGTCTCGCGTCCGGCGACCTCCTCTACTACTCCCTCATCCCCGGTCCGCCCGGGGGGCCGCCTGGGGAGGTTGCGGATTTGGAGAGGGTCCCTTTGGTGCCTGAAGATGCTTCCAGGAGCGCCGGGGATCCAAGTAATTCCGTCTCTGTTCTGGCTGCGGATGGGTCGGCGGGGGTTCGCAGTAAGTTGTCCGAGCCTTTCTTTCTGAGGAAGGTTTTGAAAGAAGGATTGGGTGGGGACGGTGGTGACCATAGGCTTCTTGTTATTGCGGTGCACGCTGTTCTGCTGGAATCAGGTTTTGTCGCTGTCAATCCGGCGACTGGAATGCCTGCTGATCGGCTTCGTCTCCCCGATCAATGGCCGTTTACCATGTCGTTGCAGTACAGCCTGCCTGAGATCGTGGATAGGACGCAGAGTCCGAATGTGCCTGAGAGTGTTGCTCTGAAGTTTCACAGTATAGATAACTCAATGACTGTCGAGTCGGATTCGCATGCGGTCCATTTGGATAAGCGCAGGTTTGCTCCTATTATAGACGCGATGTGGCCAAAAGGCGATGACAATGTGGAAGTGAATGGGGATGGTGGATCTTCCAATTCGAGTATTGAAAAAGAAGTGTTTAAGTTTTGGAAGATTGTAAAAGATGATTTCGCACGGCTGCTGTTAATAGACCTAATTGATAGAGCTCGTTTGCCTTGCTTCACAAGCCTTCCCACGGACATGAAGCTCAGTATTTTCGAATTGCTTTCTGGAATTGACCTTGCAAAGGTAGCGTGTGTGTCTCGTGAACTACGGCGCTTGACATCCACAAAATATTTGTGGAAGCAGAAGTATGTTGAAGAGTTTGGAGAGCGGATAGAAAGTGGAGATATCGATTGGAAGCAGAATTTCATactggagaaggagaagaagaagcgtCAATGGTGGTTTTGGTGGCAGAAGCCTACTTATGGGAACAGGCCTTCCTCCTTCAGGAGGGTTCCGAGGCCTTTCGTTGTTCTAGGAGTCATAGGTGGAGATTATGACCGTCTACCCGGTCTTGGCATTCCTCCTCCTTAG
- the LOC104414730 gene encoding F-box protein SKIP22: MAVAPPPPSYFPSSLQPTLGPPECHDPPPPQARPAPADPSIKQLNFAPVDRSVMKLRLRSLESRDGIKLDVPDACSLPQLRRILAGRLSPPPPPGSSFRLSLNRTDELQSPDPTDSLRSLGLVSGDLVYYSLIPGLPGGPPGEVADLEPEDASRSAGDPGNSVSVLAADGSAGVRCKLSEPSFLRKVLKEGLGGDGGDHRLLVIAVHAVMLESGFVVVNPATGKLDFPDQRPFTMSLQYSLPELVDRVQSPNVAESVALKFHCIDNSMTVESDSRVVRLDKRRFAPIIDAMWAKGGDNVEVNEDGGFSNSSTEKEVFEFWKIVKGDLAWPLLIELTDRAGLPLPPCFTSLPTDLKLSIFELLSGIDLARVACVSPELQRLTSTNELWKQKYVEEFGERIESGEIDWKQKFTLEVLEEQERKRDRDINLWI, from the coding sequence ATGGCTgtggctcctcctcctccctcttatTTCCCATCATCTCTCCAACCCACCCTCGGCCCGCCCGAATGCCACGACCCGCCACCTCCCCAAGCCCGGCCCGCTCCCGCCGACCCCTCCATCAAGCAGCTGAACTTCGCGCCGGTCGATCGATCCGTCATGAAGCTCCGTCTCCGATCTCTGGAATCCAGGGACGGAATCAAGCTCGACGTCCCCGACGCCTGCTCCCTCCCCCAGCTCCGCCGCATCCTCGCCGGCCGCCTCTCCCCTCCGCCCCCTCCCGGCTCCTCCTTCCGCCTCTCCCTCAACCGCACCGACGAGCTGCAGTCGCCGGATCCCACCGATTCCCTCCGGTCCCTGGGCCTCGTGTCCGGCGACCTCGTCTACTACTCCCTCATCCCCGGTCTGCCCGGGGGACCGCCTGGGGAGGTTGCGGATTTGGAGCCTGAAGATGCTTCCAGGAGCGCCGGGGATCCAGGTAATTCCGTCTCTGTTCTGGCTGCGGATGGGTCGGCGGGGGTCCGCTGTAAGTTGTCCGAGCCTTCCTTTCTGAGGAAGGTTTTGAAAGAAGGATTGGGTGGGGACGGTGGTGACCATAGGCTTCTTGTTATTGCGGTGCACGCTGTTATGCTGGAATCAGGTTTTGTCGTTGTCAATCCGGCGACTGGAAAGCTTGATTTCCCCGATCAAAGGCCGTTTACCATGTCGTTGCAGTACAGCCTGCCTGAGCTCGTGGATAGGGTGCAGAGTCCGAATGTGGCTGAGAGTGTTGCTCTGAAGTTTCACTGTATAGATAACTCAATGACTGTCGAGTCGGATTCGCGTGTGGTCCGTTTGGATAAGCGCAGGTTTGCTCCTATTATAGACGCGATGTGGGCAAAAGGCGGTGACAATGTGGAAGTGAATGAGGATGGTGGATTTTCCAATTCGAGTACTGAAAAAGAAGTGTTTGAGTTTTGGAAGATTGTAAAAGGTGATTTGGCATGGCCGCTGTTAATAGAACTAACTGATAGAGCTGGTTTGCCGCTTCCACCTTGCTTCACAAGCCTACCCACGGACTTGAAGCTCAGTATTTTCGAATTGCTTTCTGGAATTGACCTTGCAAGGGTAGCGTGTGTGTCTCCTGAACTACAGCGCCTGACGTCCACAAATGAGTTGTGGAAGCAGAAGTATGTTGAGGAGTTTGGAGAGCGGATAGAAAGCGGAGAGATTGATTGGAAGCAGAAATTCACACTCGAGGTGTTGGAGGAGcaggagaggaagagggacaGGGACATTAATTTGTGGATTTGA
- the LOC104414729 gene encoding GEM-like protein 5, with the protein MAGTPEKPSSPKAAAPEPPQPSSPFPPAEPAPSSASQSQPPSEEEAKKWGTHVMGKPAVPTVHPDNQKAASWNAADHQQISHQPYIQYEPIDRPSSSPLESVIHMFNTWSKRAETIARNIWHNLKTGQSVSGAAWGKVNLTVKAISEGGFESLFKQIFTTDPNEKLKKTFACYLSTSTGPVAGTLYLSTVRVAFCSDRPLTFTAPSGQEAWSYYKVMIPLANIGTVNPVVMKENPPEKYIQIVTTDGHDFWFMGFVNFDKASHHLLNSLSEFRLVPQVAH; encoded by the exons ATGGCGGGCACTCCCGAGAAACCATCGTCTCCCAAGGCGGCCGCGCCGGAACCGCCCCAACCCTCTTCTCCGTTCCCTCCGGCCGAGCCGGCGCCGTCCTCCGCCTCTCAGTCGCAGCCGCCGAGCGAAGAGGAGGCCAAGAAATGGGGCACCCACGTCATGGGCAAGCCCGCCGTCCCCACCGTCCACCCGGACAACCAGAAGGCCGCATCGTGGAACGCCGCCGACCACCAGCAGATCAGCCATCAGCCCTACATCCAGTACGAGCCCATCGATCGTCCGAGCAGCAGCCCGCTCGAGTCCGTGATCCACATGTTCAATACCTGGAGCAAGAGGGCCGAGACCATTGCCCGCAACATCTGGCACAATT TGAAAACGGGGCAATCGGTGTCCGGAGCCGCGTGGGGCAAGGTGAACCTGACGGTGAAAGCCATATCGGAAGGAGGATTTGAGTCGCTTTTCAAGCAGATCTTCACGACCGATCCGAatgagaagctgaagaagaccTTCGCTTGTTACCTCTCGACATCGACGGGTCCCGTCGCGGGAACGCTGTACCTGTCCACCGTTCGCGTGGCCTTCTGCAGCGACCGTCCCCTGACCTTCACTGCACCGTCAGGTCAGGAGGCTTGGAGCTACTACAAG GTTATGATTCCTTTGGCGAACATCGGGACAGTCAATCCTGTCGTCATGAAGGAGAACCCCCCCGAGAAGTACATCCAGATCGTCACGACGGATGGTCACGACTTCTGGTTCATGGGATTTGTTAATTTCGACAAGGCGTCGCACCACCTCCTGAATAGCCTCTCGGAGTTCAGATTGGTCCCCCAAGTCGCACACTAG
- the LOC104414733 gene encoding uncharacterized protein LOC104414733, producing the protein MRAPNMAAITASLERSLQNCSLSRHRRRGGGGASSSSGDGIGRSSSSDDLAQSSAHNPGHDDAALELNSHISLPYHWEQCLDLTTGEIYYINWRNGTKAKEDPRLKRDADEDENDGGFYSTDESSYDSEESSSESSHSTSRTAVTRDQQPRGEKDHVLVVAGCKICLMYFMLPKQVEDCPKCGGQLLHFDRSDNVSGSP; encoded by the exons ATGAGGGCTCCGAACATGGCCGCGATCACCGCGTCCCTCGAGAGGTCCCTGCAGAACTGCTCCCTCagccgccaccgtcgccgcggcggcggcggcgcctcctcctcctccggggACGGCATCGGCCGCTCGTCCAGCTCTGACGATCTAGCCCAGTCGTCGGCCCACAATCCCGGCCACGACGACGCCGCCCTCGAGCTCAACTCCCACATTTCCCTCCCTTACCATTGGGAGCAATGCCTCGATCTAACG ACGGGAGAGATATACTACATCAACTGGAGAAACGGGACAAAAGCGAAAGAAGACCCAAGGCTAAAGCGGGACGCAGATGAAGACGAAAACGACGGAGGCTTCTATTCGACGGACGAGAGCTCCTACGACAGCGAGGAATCGTCGTCAGAGTCGTCGCATTCCACATCGAGGACAGCGGTGACAAGGGATCAGCAACCGCGGGGCGAGAAGGACCACGTCCTGGTCGTCGCGGGCTGCAAGATCTGCCTAATGTACTTCATGCTGCCGAAGCAAGTGGAGGATTGCCCCAAATGTGGCGGCCAGCTTCTTCACTTCGATCGGTCCGACAATGTCTCGGGCTCTCCTTGA